The Anopheles merus strain MAF chromosome 2L, AmerM5.1, whole genome shotgun sequence genome has a segment encoding these proteins:
- the LOC121591894 gene encoding serine protease 1-like: MKKFTVLAATALLLLLGQVSSTPVDPRSVDWSVVRTLHQTDAIRAKQGLAPLTDDQVRSSRISEGQIATATQFPWAVGVLISGSSSHSFCSGVLISPRFVLTAAVCISGSNTLTILLGASDMTRVEEFIGVSNILSHPNYSSFFNRDDIAILTLSSPAPIRNTIRPIDLPRWSDVSNNFNNWAATTAGWGNTGRRENEPIPIPNLHFVVDSVNSNFVCGLSHTFIRDTHICTSTDNGGPCNGDEGGPVTVTESGRTFLVGIHSFHFSGLFGCDRGRSAVHTRITEYLGWIQDNTDVTIQ; encoded by the exons ATGAAGAAGTTCACCGTGCTAGCTGCCACCgcgctgctcctgctgctgggGCAGGTATCCTCCACCCCGGTCGATCCACGATCGGTCGACTGGTCGGTGGTGCGTACGCTCCACCAAACCGATGCCATCCGTGCCAAGCAGGGCCTGGCGCCCCTAACGGACGACCAGGTACGATCGTCGCGCATCTCCGAGGGACAGATCGCGACCGCCACCCAGTTCCCGTGGGCGGTCGGTGTGCTCATCTCCGGCTCGTCCTCGCACAGCTTCTGCAGCGGTGTGCTGATTTCGCCACGCTTCGTCCTAACCGCTGCCGTGTGCATTTCCGG CTCCAACACGCTGACAATCCTGCTCGGTGCTTCGGACATGACCCGCGTCGAGGAGTTCATCGGTGTGTCGAACATCCTGTCCCATCCGAACTACAGCTCGTTCTTCAACCGGGATGACATCGCGATCCTGACGCTGTCGAGTCCGGCCCCGATCCGCAACACGATCCGGCCGATAGATCTGCCGCGCTGGAGCGATGTGAGCAACAACTTCAACAACTGGGCGGCGACGACGGCCGGCTGGGGCAATACGGGGCGTCGCGAGAACGAACCCATCCCCATCCCAAATCTGCACTTTGTGGTCGATTCCGTCAACTCGAACTTTGTCTGCGGACTGTCGCACACGTTCATCCGCGATACGCACATCTGCACCTCGACCGACAATGGCGGACCGTGcaat GGCGATGAAGGTGGTCCAGTGACCGTTACCGAGAGTGGCCGCACGTTCCTTGTGGGCATTCACTCGTTCCACTTCTCCGGGCTGTTCGGATGTGATCGTGGCCGGTCGGCAGTGCACACGCGCATCACGGAGTATCTGGGTTGGATCCAGGACAACACCGATGTGACCATTCAGTAA
- the LOC121591898 gene encoding chymotrypsin-like yields the protein MFKLLVLCAFVAGGAMAISTVSDARPNARISGGELTDPRAVPFIVGILISGSSSHSFCAGILISPRHVLTTASCVSNRPTLTVLLGASDMTRIQQFIGVANILIHPNYSSLFNRDDLAILTMDRDTPLNEYIQVANLPRWSHMGNTFNGFGTTISGWGNTGNRDNEPIPTPNLQSIRTPVISNTVCGISHNFIRDDHICTSGDIGGPCNGDDGGPVTITEAGQPIVIGMHSFHYSGLFGCDRGRSAVHVRLSSYLSWIEANSDAVIRP from the exons ATGTTCAAGTTGCTAGTGCTGTGCGCGTTCGTTGCCGGTGGTGCGATGGCCATCAGCACCGTGTCCGATGCGCGTCCCAACGCCCGTATCAGCGGTGGTGAGCTGACCGATCCACGGGCCGTTCCGTTCATCGTCGGCATACTCATATCCGGCTCGTCTTCCCATTCGTTCTGTGCTGGTATTTTGATTTCTCCCCGTCACGTTCTCACCACCGCAAGCTGTGTGTCCAA CCGGCCGACGCTGACCGTACTACTCGGTGCATCGGATATGACCCGCATCCAGCAGTTCATCGGTGTTGCGAACATACTAATTCATCCCAACTACAGCTCCCTGTTCAACCGGGACGATCTGGCCATCCTGACGATGGACCGTGACACACCGCTGAACGAGTACATCCAGGTGGCGAACCTTCCCCGCTGGTCCCACATGGGCAACACGTTCAACGGCTTTGGTACGACGATCAGCGGCTGGGGCAATACGGGCAACCGGGATAATGAGCCAATCCCAACGCCAAATCTGCAATCCATCCGGACGCCTGTCATCAGCAACACGGTGTGCGGCATTTCGCACAACTTTATCCGGGATGATCATATCTGTACCTCGGGCGACATCGGAGGTCCTTGCAAT GGTGATGACGGAGGCCCGGTAACGATAACGGAGGCAGGCCAACCGATCGTTATCGGTATGCATTCGTTCCACTACAGCGGACTGTTCGGGTGCGATCGTGGCCGGTCCGCCGTACATGTGCGTCTCAGCAGCTATCTGAGCTGGATTGAAGCCAACTCGGACGCGGTAATCAGGCCGTGA
- the LOC121591896 gene encoding chymotrypsin-like: protein MVKYCALVLLATSSLLLVATSSREIRSAQDVDWSKVSRFYDPKADAVPDRRINNGQIASPTDAPWAVGLLVSLASGTSFCGGALISPTHVLTAASCVNGQSSITAMLGASTIATTSDFVPVAHVRVHPDYSSFLERDDIAILTLSRQPRWNDQIQIINLPRRMYIGHSFNNYVTTISGWGETGTNTGEPLPMPNLRFIRSPVITNLSCELSFLLTNIRSTHICTATDGGAPCVGDQGAPVTVTENGETFLIGIHVFTASRCERGRPAVHVRLTEYMNWLELNTDTLIRP from the exons ATGGTAAAGTATTGTGCACTGGTGCTGCTCGCAACCAGCagcctgctgctggtggcgacTTCGAGTCGCGAGATCCGCTCGGCGCAGGATGTCGACTGGAGCAAGGTGAGTCGGTTTTACGACCCCAAGGCGGACGCGGTGCCCGATCGTCGCATCAACAATGGCCAGATCGCTAGTCCGACCGATGCTCCGTGGGCAGTTGGGCTGCTCGTGTCGCTTGCGTCCGGTACGAGCTTTTGCGGTGGTGCGCTGATTTCGCCGACCCACGTCCTAACGGCTGCTTCATGCGTGAACGGTCAGAGCTCGATTACGGCGATGCTGGGTGCGAGCACGATTGCGACGACGTCCGATTTTGTGCCGGTGGCGCACGTACGCGTACATCCGGATTACAGCTCGTTCCTAGAGCGAGATGACATCGCAATCCTGACCCTGTCGCGTCAGCCCCGCTGGAATG ATCAAATCCAAATCATCAACCTGCCGCGCCGCATGTACATTGGCCACTCGTTCAACAACTACGTCACGACGATCTCGGGCTGGGGCGAAACCGGCACCAATACGGGCGAACCGCTGCCGATGCCGAACCTGCGCTTCATCCGCAGCCCCGTCATCACGAACCTGAGCTGCGAGCTGTCCTTCCTGCTGACCAACATCCGCAGCACGCACATCTGCACCGCGACCGATGGTGGGGCACCGTGCGTTGGTGACCAGGGTGCACCGGTTACCGTCACCGAGAACGGGGAAACTTTTCTGATCGGCATCCACGTATTTACGGCTTCGCGCTGCGAGCGGGGCCGTCCTGCCGTCCACGTACGGCTGACCGAGTACATGAACTGGCTCGAGCTGAACACCGACACGCTGATCCGACCGTAA
- the LOC121591892 gene encoding collagenase-like: MRALWLVIALSVCLLLPAVIQGASISSPEDIDWSSVRSIRERPGYRGAVSSLSEEPNRSQRILNGVTVARGDIPYAAAILISEEFATYFCGGVLVSELFVLTAASCVEGDRDLSITVLLDAAQINSAGEFIAVSEIIVHPAPSDNDIALLRLNRAVRLNDNIRPVTLPNRRQRTMTFVNQLASISGWGRTASNTNEALPLNNLRLVRNHVMSNFNCGVSFPFTITDQHICITGDSGSACAGDEGGPLTTVDVVTGRTFLIGLYSFTSFLGCGMGRPTVHTRITEYLDWIEANSDVVILDNWDTVA, encoded by the exons ATGCGTGCGTTGTGGCTAGTAATTGCGCTTAGCGTGTGCCTCCTGCTGCCTGCCGTGATACAGGGAGCAAGTATATCAAGCCCGGAAGATATCGATTGGTCCAGCGTACGTTCGATACGAGAGAGGCCGGGCTATCGTGGTGCCGTTTCAAGCCTTTCGGAGGAGCCCAACCGTTCGCAGCGCATCTTGAACGGTGTGACGGTAGCGCGCGGTGACATTCCTTATGCAGCTGCCATATTAATTAGTGAAGAATTTGCTACCTATTTCTGTGGCGGTGTGCTGGTTTCTGAGTTGTTCGTGCTAACGGCTGCATCGTGTGTTGAGGG TGATCGTGATCTTTCCATTACGGTGCTGCTCGATGCTGCCCAAATCAACAGCGCTGGGGAGTTCATCGCGGTGTCGGAGATCATTGTACATCCGGCGCCGTCCGACAACGACATTGCACTGCTTCGGCTAAACCGTGCCGTCAGACTTAATG ACAATATACGCCCTGTGACACTGCCCAACCGCCGACAGCGTACGATGACGTTCGTCAACCAGCTGGCGTCGATCTCGGGCTGGGGTCGTACCGCTTCCAACACAAACGAGGCACTACCTCTCAACAATCTGCGCCTGGTGCGCAATCACGTCATGAGCAACTTCAACTGTGGCGTCTCGTTCCCGTTCACCATTACCGATCAACATATCTGCATCACGGGCGACAGTGGCAGTGCCTGTGCGGGTGACGAAGGTGGTCCACTGACCACGGTTGACGTCGTAACGGGACGTACGTTCCTGATCGGGCTGTACTCGTTCACCTCGTTCCTGGGGTGCGGTATGGGACGCCCAACCGTGCACACGCGCATTACGGAGTATCTGGATTGGATTGAAGCGAACTCCGACGTGGTGATACTGGACAACTGGGACACGGTAGCATAA
- the LOC121592288 gene encoding transmembrane protease serine 9-like, giving the protein MRFLSAVALLGLTIVSVVACVSGEVTITRLEDINWAEVRPVQESPLFKAKRAASFVERYLERAAPAPERTGRINNGIVVGPTDVPYIVGVLVSVEQGTYFCGGVLVSRTHVLTSATCVEGQTSITVLLGASDITRAQDFVVVSHVRVHPDYSSFFQANDLAILTLSRMPRFNDQIQLARLPRRSQVGESFTNAWTTISGWGETASNTGEALPMQQLRSVRSQVISNFSCTISFPLYLRSSNVCTSSDGGAPCVGDEGGPVTIVEEDGQSTVIAIHSYTYSRGCTRSWPAVHTRVTDYLNWIEIYTGASILVQYHHVGVRFNPIQILRNARVHGWASHTAPQERGERVQPDQERTSRYDVNRGQWTTFVTRTGTATVARDADMLIGNGERERDATVEVAHDVIAHQAQIVESTDRMVKYCALVLLATSSLLLVATSSREIRSAQDVDWSKVSRFYDPKADAVPDRRINNGQIASPTDAPWAVGLLVSLASGTSFCGGALISPTHVLTAASCVNGQSSITAMLGASTIATTSDFVPVAHVRVHPDYSSFLERDDIAILTLSRQPRWNDQIQIINLPRRMYIGHSFNNYVTTISGWGETGTNTGEPLPMPNLRFIRSPVITNLSCELSFLLTNIRSTHICTATDGGAPCVGDQGAPVTVTENGETFLIGIHVFTASRCERGRPAVHVRLTEYMNWLELNTDTLIRPIRAALLLMRALFRGKTSTTTSPRRDIMELSSVVRTILVGLCVIAVVAGSPVPDGPDRRINNGIEAGPTDVPWAAGVLVTFPSNTYFCGGTLISQRHILTSANCVNGYRTITVMLGAHDMTTVQEFITVASVLVHPDFSSFFFSNDLAILTLSRPAPLSDRVRVVQLPSRLYIGHSFNNYETTIAGWGQTGQSTGEVVPVRRLLYFRARVITNTSCLISFPLYLSSRNVCTSTENGAACVGDEGGPVTVTENGQTILIAVHSYGFSMGCERSWPSVHTRVTEYLTWIENNSDAVVM; this is encoded by the exons ATGCGATTCCTATCAGCAGTTGCCCTACTGGGGCTGACGATCGTCAGCGTCGTTGCCTGCGTCTCCGGCGAGGTAACGATTACACGTCTGGAAGATATCAACTGGGCTGAGGTGCGTCCGGTACAGGAAAGCCCCTTGTTCAAGGCTAAGCGAGCGGCCAGCTTCGTCGAACGGTATTTGGAACGGGCGGCCCCTGCTCCGGAGCGCACTGGTCGCATCAACAATGGTATCGTCGTCGGTCCGACCGATGTGCCGTACATTGTCGGTGTGCTGGTGTCGGTCGAGCAGGGCACGTACTTCTGCGGAGGTGTGCTGGTGTCCCGCACGCACGTCCTTACCTCGGCGACGTGTGTCGAAGGCCAGACGTCCATTACGGTGCTACTGGGTGCGAGCGATATTACGCGCGCGCAGGACTTTGTCGTCGTGAGCCATGTGCGGGTCCATCCGGACTACAGTTCCTTCTTCCAGGCGAACGATCTGGCCATTTTGACGCTTTCCCGCATGCCACGATTTAACG ATCAAATTCAACTGGCACGTCTTCCCCGCCGTTCACAGGTGGGTGAATCGTTTACGAACGCTTGGACCACCATCAGTGGCTGGGGTGAGACGGCTTCCAACACTGGCGAGGCACTGCCAATGCAGCAGCTTCGTTCGGTGCGCTCGCAGGTGATCTCCAACTTTAGCTGCACGATCAGTTTCCCACTCTATCTGAGATCTTCCAATGTTTGCACCTCATCGGATGGTGGAGCACCCTGTGTG GGTGATGAAGGTGGTCCCGTAACGATCGTGGAGGAGGACGGACAGTCGACCGTGATCGCCATTCATTCGTACACGTACTCGCGGGGATGCACACGCAGCTGGCCGGCGGTTCATACGCGCGTCACCGACTATCTCAACTGGATTGAGATCTACACTGGAGCGAGCATTC TTGTCCAGTATCACCACGTCGGAGTTCGCTTCAATCCAATCCAGATACTCCGTAATGCGCGTGTGCACGGTTGGGCGTCCCATACCGCACCCCAGGAACGAGGTGAACGAGTACAGCCCGATCAGGAACGTACGTCCCGTTACGACGTCAACCGTGGTCAGTGGACCACCTTCGTCACCCGCACAGGCACTGCCACTGTCGCCCGTGATGCAGATATGTTGATCGGTAATGGTGAACGGGAACGAGACGCCACAGTTGAAGTTGCTCATGACGTGATTGCGCACCAGGCGCAGATTGTTGAGAG TACAGACAGGATGGTAAAGTATTGTGCACTGGTGCTGCTCGCAACCAGCagcctgctgctggtggcgacTTCGAGTCGCGAGATCCGCTCGGCGCAGGATGTCGACTGGAGCAAGGTGAGTCGGTTTTACGACCCCAAGGCGGACGCGGTGCCCGATCGTCGCATCAACAATGGCCAGATCGCTAGTCCGACCGATGCTCCGTGGGCAGTTGGGCTGCTCGTGTCGCTTGCGTCCGGTACGAGCTTTTGCGGTGGTGCGCTGATTTCGCCGACCCACGTCCTAACGGCTGCTTCATGCGTGAACGGTCAGAGCTCGATTACGGCGATGCTGGGTGCGAGCACGATTGCGACGACGTCCGATTTTGTGCCGGTGGCGCACGTACGCGTACATCCGGATTACAGCTCGTTCCTAGAGCGAGATGACATCGCAATCCTGACCCTGTCGCGTCAGCCCCGCTGGAATG ATCAAATCCAAATCATCAACCTGCCGCGCCGCATGTACATTGGCCACTCGTTCAACAACTACGTCACGACGATCTCGGGCTGGGGCGAAACCGGCACCAATACGGGCGAACCGCTGCCGATGCCGAACCTGCGCTTCATCCGCAGCCCCGTCATCACGAACCTGAGCTGCGAGCTGTCCTTCCTGCTGACCAACATCCGCAGCACGCACATCTGCACCGCGACCGATGGTGGGGCACCGTGCGTTGGTGACCAGGGTGCACCGGTTACCGTCACCGAGAACGGGGAAACTTTTCTGATCGGCATCCACGTATTTACGGCTTCGCGCTGCGAGCGGGGCCGTCCTGCCGTCCACGTACGGCTGACCGAGTACATGAACTGGCTCGAGCTGAACACCGACACGCTGATCCGACC AATACGCGCTGCTCTGTTGCTAATGCGCGCTTTATTTCGAGGGAAGACGTCGACGACCACATCACCCAGACGAGACATCATGGAGCTATCCTCGGTAGTTCGTACCATTTTGGtaggtttgtgtgtgattgcaGTGGTTGCTGGCAGTCCGGTGCCGGATGGGCCAGATCGGCGCATCAACAACGGGATAGAGGCAGGCCCTACCGATGTACCGTGGGCGGCCGGTGTGCTCGTGACGTTCCCCTCCAATACGTACTTCTGCGGTGGGACCCTGATCTCGCAGCGCCACATACTTACCTCAGCGAACTGTGTCAATGG CTACCGCACCATCACGGTAATGCTTGGTGCACACGATATGACCACGGTGCAGGAATTTATCACCGTCGCCTCCGTACTGGTGCACCCGGACTTTAGCTCGTTCTTCTTCTCGAACGATCTGGCCATTCTGACCCTGTCCCGTCCGGCGCCGCTGAGTGACCGGGTACGCGTTGTGCAACTGCCTAGCCGTCTGTACATTGGCCATTCGTTTAATAACTACGAAACGACGATAGCCGGCTGGGGCCAAACTGGTCAAAGCACGGGCGAGGTGGTCccggttcgtcgtctgctgtACTTCCGTGCGCGCGTCATCACCAACACTAGCTGTCTGATTAGCTTCCCGCTGTATCTGAGCTCGCGCAATGTGTGCACCTCGACCGAGAATGGTGCAGCTTGCGTGGGTGATGAGGGTGGTCCAGTGACGGTGACGGAAAATGGACAAACGATACTAATCGCGGTTCATTCGTATGGGTTTTCGATGGGCTGCGAACGCAGCTGGCCGTCGGTCCATACGCGCGTCACCGAGTACCTCACGTGGATTGAGAACAACTCGGACGCTGTGGTGATGTGA
- the LOC121591895 gene encoding collagenase-like, giving the protein MRLLALLLAAFCTVHAIGVDPRTIDWTLVRSLHQTDAIRAKQGLPPLTDDEVRSARIADGQIASPTQFPWAAGVLISGSSAHSFCSGVLISRRHVLTAAVCISGSNTLTVLLGASDMKSVEEFIGVSNILSHPNYSSFFNRDDIAILTLAHEAPIRDTIQPIALPRRSQIGNDFNSWAATTAGWGNSGRRDNEPIPIINLQFATDAVTSNFRCGLSHTFIRGTHICTATDNGGPCNGDEGGPVTVTESGRTFLIGIHSFHFSGLFGCDRGRPSVHTRITEYLDWIQQNSDVVVEP; this is encoded by the exons ATGAGGCTACTAGCGCTACTTCTCGCTGCGTTCTGCACAGTGCACGCGATCGGCGTGGATCCTCGTACGATCGATTGGACGCTGGTTCGTAGCCTGCACCAAACTGACGCCATTCGTGCCAAGCAAGGCCTGCCTCCGCTAACGGACGATGAGGTCCGCTCCGCACGCATTGCCGACGGACAGATTGCTTCTCCAACGCAGTTCCCGTGGGCAGCGGGCGTCCTAATCTCGGGCTCCTCGGCACACAGCTTCTGCAGCGGTGTGCTGATCTCGCGTCGACATGTTCTCACAGCCGCTGTGTGCATTTCGGG CTCCAACACCCTGACCGTGCTGCTCGGTGCGTCGGATATGAAGAGCGTGGAGGAGTTTATTGGTGTGTCGAACATACTGTCCCATCCGAACTACAGCTCGTTCTTCAACCGGGACGATATTGCGATTCTAACGCTTGCGCATGAGGCTCCGATTCGCGACACGATCCAGCCGATTGCATTGCCGCGCCGCAGCCAGATCGGCAACGACTTCAACAGCTGGGCAGCGACGACCGCCGGCTGGGGTAACTCGGGACGCCGTGACAATGAGCCGATCCCAATCATAAATCTGCAGTTCGCCACCGATGCGGTGACGTCTAACTTCCGCTGCGGACTGTCGCATACGTTCATCCGTGGCACGCACATCTGTACCGCGACGGACAATGGAGGACCGTGCAAT GGCGATGAAGGTGGTCCAGTAACGGTAACCGAAAGTGGGCGTACCTTCCTGATTGGGATCCATTCGTTCCACTTCTCAGGCCTGTTTGGGTGTGATCGTGGCCGGCCATCGGTGCACACGCGCATCACGGAGTATCTGGACTGGATCCAGCAGAACTCGGACGTCGTTGTAGAGCCGTAA
- the LOC121591897 gene encoding collagenase-like, giving the protein MAKHCLSYGAVGLLIVLASCTLAIELRGPSSRISNGQAAGPTQFPFMAGILISGTNERSFCAGALISRRFVLTAAACIVGTNTFTVLLGASDMTRIEQIIPVLNIPSHIIIHPGYSALLNRDDIALLQLSRDADLTPNVQVVNLPRRYHTAFTFNDWSATVAGWGNTGNRDNEPIPLQQLQFATGSVVSNFVCGISHSFIRDGNICSSTDNGGPCNGDEGGPVWVTEGGDRFLIGVHSFHYDGLFGCDRGRSSVHTRLTEYLDWIQANTDVVIRP; this is encoded by the exons ATGGCAAAGCACTGCCTTTCGTATGGCGCCGTAGGTTTGCTGATTGTGCTTGCGTCTTGTACGCTGGCCATCGAGCTGCGTGGTCCTTCGTCGCGCATCAGCAATGGACAGGCGGCTGGACCGACCCAGTTCCCCTTCATGGCGGGAATTCTCATCTCCGGAACCAACGAGCGTAGCTTCTGTGCTGGAGCGCTAATTTCACGTCGCTTTGTGCTTACTGCAGCGGCCTGTATCGTTGG CACCAACACATTCACCGTTCTGCTGGGCGCATCCGACATGACGCGCATCGAGCAGATCATCCCGGTGCTCAACATCCCGTCGCACATTATCATCCACCCGGGCTACAGTGCGCTACTCAACCGGGACGACATTGCACTTCTGCAGCTATCCCGCGACGCCGATCTGACGCCGAACGTGCAGGTGGTCAATCTGCCACGTCGTTACCATACCGCCTTCACGTTCAACGATTGGTCCGCCACAGTCGCCGGTTGGGGCAACACGGGTAATCGGGACAACGAACCGATaccgctgcagcagctgcagttCGCCACCGGGTCGGTTGTGTCGAACTTTGTCTGCGGCATTTCGCACAGCTTCATCCGCGATGGGAATATCTGCAGCTCCACCGACAACGGAGGCCCGTGCAAT GGTGATGAAGGTGGCCCAGTTTGGGTGACGGAAGGTGGCGACAGGTTCCTGATCGGTGTGCACTCCTTCCACTACGACGGGCTGTTCGGATGCGATCGTGGACGATCGTCGGTACATACGCGCCTGACGGAGTATCTCGACTGGATCCAAGCGAACACAGATGTAGTGATTAGACCTTAA